From Psychrobacillus sp. FSL K6-2836, a single genomic window includes:
- the gucD gene encoding alpha-ketoglutaric semialdehyde dehydrogenase GucD, whose translation MTTIAKEKTYLNYINGEWIASETRETAESKNPANKDEVVGLYQLSSANDFDQAATSARKAQKAWRKLTGNVRGDYLLKAATILEERIEEVATAMTKEMGKTFAEAKGETARGVAILRYYAGEGMRPIGDVIPPTDSEALMFTTRVPLGVVGVITPWNFPVAIPLWKMAPALIYGNTVVIKPASETAVTCAKVIACLHDAGIPAGVINMVTGSGSLIGTEMANHTEIDAITFTGSNAVGKQLAQTAISRGIKYQLEMGGKNPVIVANDADLDLAVDATISGGLKSSGQKCTATSRVIVQSEVYAQFKEKLLQKVADITIGDGMEEGTWMGPSSSENQLNTVLSAIAKGKSEGATLLFGGDKVEKEGLNGYYVEPTVFEDVSSTMTLAREEIFGPVLALMKVDTIEEALELANDSEYGLSASIFTTKISNMLSFINEMDAGLVRINAESAGVELQAPFGGMKQSSSHSREQGQAAKEFYTAIKTVFIK comes from the coding sequence ATGACAACTATAGCTAAAGAAAAAACGTATTTGAATTATATAAATGGCGAATGGATTGCTTCGGAAACAAGAGAAACGGCCGAGAGTAAAAATCCGGCAAATAAGGATGAAGTGGTTGGTCTTTACCAACTATCTTCAGCCAATGACTTTGATCAAGCTGCTACTTCCGCAAGAAAAGCACAAAAAGCATGGCGCAAGCTTACTGGAAATGTAAGAGGAGATTATTTACTAAAAGCTGCCACTATTTTAGAAGAACGAATAGAAGAAGTAGCAACCGCTATGACAAAAGAAATGGGTAAGACATTTGCAGAGGCAAAAGGAGAAACTGCACGTGGGGTAGCTATCTTGCGTTATTACGCAGGAGAAGGAATGCGACCGATTGGGGATGTAATCCCTCCTACTGATAGTGAAGCACTTATGTTCACAACTAGAGTACCTCTTGGTGTTGTAGGCGTTATTACACCTTGGAACTTTCCAGTAGCCATACCTCTATGGAAGATGGCACCAGCACTTATTTACGGTAATACGGTTGTTATTAAACCAGCAAGCGAAACAGCGGTTACTTGTGCAAAAGTGATAGCGTGTTTGCATGATGCGGGAATTCCAGCAGGAGTTATAAACATGGTGACGGGTTCTGGATCTTTAATTGGAACAGAAATGGCAAATCACACTGAAATAGATGCGATTACATTTACAGGATCCAACGCAGTAGGCAAGCAGCTCGCACAAACAGCTATTTCAAGAGGTATTAAATACCAACTTGAAATGGGAGGCAAAAATCCTGTAATTGTTGCGAATGATGCAGACCTAGATTTAGCGGTGGACGCAACGATTAGTGGTGGATTAAAATCTTCTGGCCAAAAATGTACAGCTACGAGCAGAGTTATTGTCCAATCAGAAGTTTATGCACAATTTAAAGAAAAGCTACTACAAAAAGTGGCAGACATTACAATTGGAGATGGCATGGAAGAAGGTACATGGATGGGCCCTTCCTCAAGCGAAAATCAGTTGAACACAGTACTCTCAGCTATTGCAAAAGGAAAATCAGAAGGGGCTACACTTCTCTTTGGAGGAGATAAAGTAGAAAAGGAAGGCTTGAATGGGTATTACGTTGAGCCGACGGTATTTGAAGACGTATCATCTACTATGACACTTGCTCGAGAAGAGATTTTTGGACCTGTTCTTGCACTTATGAAAGTAGATACTATTGAAGAGGCACTAGAATTAGCAAATGACTCAGAATATGGATTAAGCGCTTCTATTTTTACAACAAAAATAAGTAATATGCTTTCATTTATAAATGAAATGGATGCAGGGTTAGTGCGTATTAACGCTGAAAGTGCCGGAGTTGAATTGCAAGCTCCATTTGGTGGGATGAAACAGTCTAGTTCTCACTCTCGTGAACAAGGACAAGCGGCAAAAGAGTTTTACACGGCTATTAAAACAGTGTTCATTAAATAA
- a CDS encoding helix-turn-helix domain-containing protein has protein sequence MDDIHLKIKELRQEKNLTLKDLSEQTGLSLSFLSQIERGASSLSITSLKKISDALNIHMNYFFLESNDHQRFVVRKKDQHSFTTNLGSQIYTRMSGTFAGRKLEPLTVTLPPNMKEDHPYSHNGEEFYFVVAGEVVFYINNEKFHLFEGDTIHFPSSFSHQWENPLETESVVLSVVTPIIF, from the coding sequence ATGGATGATATTCATCTTAAGATCAAGGAGTTAAGGCAAGAGAAGAATTTAACACTAAAGGATTTAAGTGAACAGACAGGTCTTTCTTTAAGCTTTTTATCCCAAATTGAACGAGGTGCTTCCTCTTTATCGATTACCTCTTTAAAGAAAATTTCGGATGCATTGAATATTCATATGAACTATTTTTTTCTTGAAAGTAATGATCATCAACGGTTTGTTGTTCGGAAGAAGGATCAGCATAGCTTTACTACAAATTTAGGAAGTCAAATTTATACAAGAATGTCTGGGACATTTGCAGGACGAAAGCTGGAGCCATTGACTGTGACATTGCCACCTAATATGAAGGAGGATCATCCTTATAGTCACAATGGAGAAGAGTTTTATTTTGTGGTAGCTGGTGAAGTTGTTTTTTATATTAATAATGAGAAGTTTCATTTGTTTGAAGGGGATACAATTCATTTCCCTTCTAGTTTTAGTCACCAATGGGAGAACCCACTTGAAACAGAATCGGTTGTGTTAAGTGTCGTAACCCCAATTATATTTTAA
- a CDS encoding cupin domain-containing protein: MKKQTVQVTNEIVQNLFHDQYPNTEVKFGFVTVPVGERLPKEGTNAHEEQEYSYMLKGTLRGVSGGEPYEITAGESSLIPAGEQHWCINDGDEPVELVFALVKA, translated from the coding sequence ATGAAAAAACAAACAGTACAAGTAACAAACGAAATTGTGCAAAACTTATTCCATGATCAATATCCAAATACAGAAGTGAAGTTTGGATTTGTAACTGTTCCAGTAGGAGAAAGATTGCCTAAAGAAGGAACGAATGCACATGAGGAGCAAGAATACTCTTATATGCTAAAAGGAACTCTACGAGGCGTATCTGGTGGAGAACCATATGAAATAACTGCGGGAGAATCGTCGCTAATTCCTGCGGGTGAACAGCATTGGTGTATTAATGATGGAGACGAGCCAGTGGAATTAGTATTTGCGTTAGTCAAGGCTTAA
- a CDS encoding aminopeptidase: protein MKNMNDLPLGIKQLFTSITHLKEGEKVLVITDDDKREIGEFVYKYAKQFFETSMIVMPPTEGHGAEPTEAVIAALNNCDVAFGATTYSLYHSKARLNTSKNGRLRWIGLQDYALHMFEEGGLTADFDEVTRVVNRVAPFYKGKTFTLTAPGGTNMVCSIEGREPVLDHGTATVPGSASFPPNAEVALGPVEGTANGVLVFDGSIPHPLLNLIEEPITCTVKDGYITEITGGHEADILRKMLADFNDPTVYNIAELGLGLNKENFLCGHMAPDEGSFGNIHIGIGKNLNFGGHVDSPLHLDMIIKTVTCNIDGRDIMKDGELLV, encoded by the coding sequence ATGAAAAATATGAACGATCTACCATTAGGTATTAAACAATTATTTACGAGTATTACTCACTTGAAAGAAGGGGAAAAAGTTCTGGTCATCACGGATGATGATAAAAGAGAGATTGGTGAATTTGTTTATAAATATGCCAAACAATTTTTTGAAACTTCCATGATTGTTATGCCTCCAACTGAAGGACATGGTGCAGAACCGACAGAAGCTGTTATTGCAGCATTAAATAATTGTGATGTTGCATTTGGTGCTACTACTTACTCCTTGTATCATTCAAAAGCGCGCTTAAATACAAGTAAAAATGGACGACTACGATGGATTGGGCTTCAAGATTATGCTCTTCATATGTTCGAAGAAGGTGGACTAACTGCAGACTTCGATGAAGTTACACGAGTTGTTAATCGAGTTGCACCATTTTATAAAGGCAAAACATTTACACTCACTGCTCCTGGTGGTACTAATATGGTTTGTAGCATAGAAGGACGTGAACCTGTGCTGGATCATGGAACGGCAACAGTACCTGGATCTGCTTCATTTCCTCCGAATGCAGAAGTTGCGTTAGGACCAGTTGAAGGAACTGCAAACGGTGTATTGGTATTTGATGGAAGTATCCCACACCCATTATTAAATTTAATCGAAGAACCGATTACATGCACAGTGAAGGACGGCTACATTACAGAGATAACCGGTGGACATGAGGCAGATATATTGCGTAAGATGCTGGCTGACTTCAACGATCCAACCGTTTATAATATTGCAGAGCTTGGACTTGGACTCAATAAAGAAAATTTCCTATGCGGACATATGGCGCCAGATGAAGGGTCATTTGGGAATATTCATATTGGTATTGGAAAGAATTTAAATTTTGGTGGGCATGTCGATTCGCCATTGCATTTAGACATGATTATTAAAACAGTTACATGTAATATTGATGGGCGAGATATTATGAAAGATGGAGAATTGCTAGTTTAA
- a CDS encoding purine-cytosine permease family protein, translated as MENYKSEEKTSFLGNDPALSAIPEKDRQHWITPAMIFGGLEFTIPVLMVGAALTASFGLSKILFILIIALFGFQWVGNTLQGYIGAKTGRTSSVIAKTSFGSLQAKVIVGLTIFVVSLGWWALQTAVAGNAMSAMFGIDYETNWIGWAIVTTIAGLLFAAPSIIGYGSMKWTDYLAVPSGLILIIGGIYLALKNTGWETISSWNPEPTMTIFAAISLVIGVNVSQWVIASDYTRYAKPTWRDNWIIPSGIVLIGFPLFIVGAIMSVGVGDPDIVNVMMNLGFPVWGFLILWFATWTSQLVNNYSMGLALANVLNVNSGKGRALLTLIGTIIAIIIALMGILQYFEDFLYLTALLYPAIAGVMMGDFFFIRRQEWKDIPGWNWMATIAVVAGIIVGYITQYVSPMGLPAVQSLLVSIAVYIIAMKIKKKVAPDRFTV; from the coding sequence ATGGAGAATTATAAATCGGAAGAAAAAACATCATTTTTAGGAAACGATCCTGCCTTATCGGCTATTCCCGAAAAAGATCGTCAACATTGGATAACACCAGCAATGATTTTCGGTGGACTAGAGTTTACGATTCCAGTATTAATGGTAGGAGCCGCATTAACTGCTAGCTTTGGTTTAAGCAAAATACTATTTATTTTAATCATTGCATTGTTTGGATTTCAATGGGTTGGTAACACTTTACAAGGATATATTGGTGCAAAAACAGGTAGAACTTCTTCCGTTATTGCAAAAACAAGCTTCGGATCCCTTCAAGCAAAGGTGATCGTTGGATTAACGATATTTGTTGTATCCCTGGGTTGGTGGGCGCTACAAACTGCGGTTGCCGGTAATGCGATGTCTGCCATGTTTGGTATCGACTATGAAACGAATTGGATTGGATGGGCAATTGTTACAACTATTGCCGGACTATTATTCGCAGCACCTTCTATCATAGGCTATGGTTCGATGAAATGGACGGACTATCTTGCTGTACCATCCGGACTTATATTAATCATCGGTGGGATTTACCTTGCTTTAAAAAACACAGGGTGGGAAACGATAAGCTCTTGGAATCCTGAACCTACGATGACTATTTTTGCAGCTATCAGTTTAGTTATTGGTGTAAATGTTTCACAATGGGTAATCGCATCTGACTATACACGTTACGCAAAACCAACTTGGAGAGACAACTGGATTATCCCGAGTGGTATCGTATTAATTGGGTTTCCGTTATTTATAGTTGGAGCAATTATGTCTGTTGGAGTTGGAGATCCGGATATTGTTAATGTTATGATGAACCTTGGCTTTCCAGTATGGGGCTTTCTTATTCTTTGGTTTGCAACTTGGACGTCCCAACTAGTAAACAATTATAGTATGGGTCTTGCACTAGCTAACGTATTAAATGTAAATTCCGGTAAAGGACGTGCGCTTCTTACGTTAATTGGGACAATAATCGCAATCATCATTGCCTTAATGGGGATTTTACAATATTTTGAGGACTTCTTATACTTAACGGCCCTATTGTACCCAGCAATCGCAGGCGTTATGATGGGCGACTTTTTCTTCATTCGCAGACAGGAATGGAAAGACATCCCAGGTTGGAACTGGATGGCTACCATCGCAGTAGTTGCGGGGATTATCGTAGGCTACATCACACAATATGTTAGCCCAATGGGATTACCTGCTGTTCAATCTCTATTAGTTTCCATCGCAGTATATATTATTGCCATGAAAATCAAAAAGAAAGTAGCACCAGACCGTTTTACTGTTTGA
- the kdgD gene encoding 5-dehydro-4-deoxyglucarate dehydratase, whose amino-acid sequence MKTSKRQAPKGILGFPVAPMNAEGKLDLDALGKNIEFLIEGGLSSIFVACGAGELHAISNEEYRSMVEVAVKKTQGKVPLYTGVGGNISHAIEQAKISEELGAEGYLILPPFLIDPSQDGIYEYLRTIIQSTDLNSIVYQRDNCILDSKTLKKLCELPQLVGFKDGVGNMENNIEFTHIIGDRLEWVNGMPLAEVTMAAYVNLGFTSYSSAISNYIPHISAMYYEALLNGNKEVAHELHEDVILPIHRIRKQKKGYAVSLIKAGMQIVGLPVTTNVRAPIATVEKEHYEELKKIIEHALEKYPAPSRVI is encoded by the coding sequence ATGAAGACGAGTAAGAGACAAGCACCGAAAGGAATTTTAGGATTTCCGGTTGCGCCAATGAATGCAGAAGGTAAGCTAGATTTAGACGCATTAGGGAAAAATATTGAATTTTTAATAGAGGGAGGTTTAAGTTCTATATTTGTTGCATGTGGAGCAGGTGAGTTGCATGCAATTAGCAATGAAGAGTATAGATCAATGGTGGAAGTTGCTGTGAAAAAAACGCAAGGGAAGGTTCCTCTTTATACAGGAGTAGGAGGAAACATTTCACATGCTATAGAACAAGCAAAAATTTCGGAAGAGCTAGGAGCGGAAGGTTACTTGATTTTACCGCCATTTTTGATTGATCCTTCTCAGGATGGAATTTACGAATATTTAAGAACGATTATCCAAAGCACTGACTTAAACTCAATTGTCTACCAAAGAGATAATTGTATTCTAGATTCTAAGACACTAAAAAAACTATGTGAACTTCCCCAACTTGTAGGGTTTAAAGACGGTGTTGGAAACATGGAGAATAATATTGAGTTTACACATATAATCGGAGATCGTCTGGAGTGGGTGAACGGTATGCCATTAGCAGAAGTGACAATGGCTGCTTATGTGAACTTAGGCTTTACATCCTATTCTTCCGCAATTTCCAACTACATACCACATATTTCAGCTATGTATTACGAGGCACTGCTAAATGGAAATAAAGAAGTTGCGCATGAATTGCATGAAGACGTTATTTTACCAATTCATCGGATTCGTAAACAGAAAAAGGGCTATGCAGTTTCTCTTATTAAGGCGGGAATGCAAATTGTTGGCCTACCAGTGACAACGAACGTTAGAGCACCTATTGCCACTGTTGAAAAAGAACATTATGAAGAATTGAAGAAAATTATTGAGCACGCATTGGAAAAATATCCTGCTCCATCAAGAGTTATATAA
- a CDS encoding RidA family protein produces MNYEEKLESKGYKFPTQANKRIFEAGVRTGNLIFVSGNAAKVEGVLKYKGIVGDTVTMEQAQDAGKIAFVNCLATVKNMIGNLDSMKRIVNIKGYVASTPEFTDQPKVMDEVSALAIEIFGDVGKHSRASIGTSSLPEGTPVEVEIIVEV; encoded by the coding sequence GTGAATTACGAAGAGAAATTAGAAAGCAAAGGATATAAATTTCCAACACAAGCAAATAAGCGAATATTTGAAGCAGGAGTCAGAACTGGAAATTTAATCTTTGTTAGTGGTAATGCAGCGAAAGTAGAAGGTGTATTAAAATATAAAGGGATTGTAGGCGACACAGTTACGATGGAGCAAGCACAGGATGCAGGTAAAATTGCCTTTGTAAATTGTTTAGCAACAGTTAAAAATATGATAGGTAATTTGGATTCTATGAAAAGGATTGTTAATATTAAAGGTTATGTGGCAAGCACTCCTGAATTCACTGACCAACCAAAAGTGATGGATGAAGTTTCTGCATTGGCAATTGAGATATTTGGAGATGTAGGAAAACATAGTAGGGCTTCGATTGGAACATCTTCACTACCAGAAGGAACACCTGTAGAAGTTGAAATTATTGTTGAAGTGTAA
- a CDS encoding hydantoinase B/oxoprolinase family protein: MTTTKLDPFTLEIVKDSLLSAGDEMFVALARTSMSPIIYEVLDYASGLTDAHGNLLTQGNGVTGFIGMLTFMVKETLRKYPGEKLKEGDIIIINDPYQGGGSHLSDVGLVMPIFYQGELVAFSANKAHWTEVGGKDPGSFTNDSVDIFQEGLQFSCIKLYDEGKLNEGIVEIIRSNVRFPDLSLGDMFAQVAALRTGDKRVRELCEKHSIETILAAIEYHLDHGEAISRQELKKLPKGDFYAEDFIDTDGIGNGPFPIKVKVTITDDEFICDFRGSSPQVPGPMNCSYTGLVSAVRAIFLAITNPEQDVNDGVFRPLKIIVDPKSIMSAERPVPVSNYFETLLGSLDLVWKAMAPHIPTRLNAGQFLSVCAVTLSGNHQDTDEPFLIVEPSVGGWGGSIDKDGASGQFCFSDGETYNVPVEVAETRYGVLLDEYSLRQDGNGAGAGKFVGGKGVIRSYRALSDGQAVTVTFGRNKFLPWGIEKGHQGSPNEFYVKKSTGEVDGPYGVYPRYKLNTNDVVQLMTGTGGGYGDPLERSAAQVASDVKNGYFTAEEAREYFLVDVDGETFEYQELPGRS; encoded by the coding sequence ATGACAACAACTAAACTAGATCCATTCACACTTGAGATTGTAAAAGACTCTCTACTATCCGCAGGAGATGAGATGTTCGTTGCATTAGCGCGTACTTCTATGAGTCCAATTATTTATGAAGTATTGGATTATGCAAGTGGCTTAACAGATGCACACGGGAATCTATTAACACAAGGAAATGGTGTAACGGGGTTCATTGGTATGCTGACGTTTATGGTAAAAGAAACATTAAGAAAATACCCTGGGGAGAAATTAAAAGAGGGAGATATCATTATTATTAATGATCCTTATCAGGGAGGGGGTTCCCATTTATCGGATGTAGGTCTGGTAATGCCAATTTTCTATCAAGGTGAGCTTGTAGCTTTTTCTGCAAACAAAGCTCACTGGACTGAAGTAGGTGGGAAAGATCCAGGTTCCTTTACAAATGATTCAGTAGATATCTTTCAGGAAGGGCTTCAATTTTCCTGCATTAAGCTTTATGACGAAGGGAAATTAAATGAAGGTATCGTAGAAATTATCCGCTCTAATGTTCGATTCCCTGACTTATCATTAGGAGATATGTTTGCCCAAGTAGCTGCTCTTCGAACAGGAGATAAACGAGTAAGAGAATTATGTGAAAAGCATTCTATAGAAACTATTCTAGCGGCTATTGAATATCACTTAGATCATGGGGAAGCTATTTCTCGACAAGAGTTGAAGAAACTTCCAAAAGGTGATTTCTATGCGGAGGACTTTATCGATACAGACGGAATTGGCAATGGACCTTTCCCTATTAAAGTAAAGGTTACTATAACGGATGATGAGTTTATATGTGATTTTAGAGGCAGCTCACCGCAGGTTCCAGGTCCGATGAACTGTTCTTATACGGGACTTGTATCTGCTGTCCGTGCAATCTTCCTAGCTATTACAAACCCTGAGCAAGACGTAAATGATGGGGTATTTAGACCATTAAAAATCATCGTGGATCCAAAATCTATCATGTCAGCAGAACGGCCAGTTCCTGTTTCAAATTATTTTGAAACACTACTTGGCAGCTTAGACTTAGTTTGGAAAGCAATGGCTCCTCATATTCCGACTCGCTTAAATGCGGGACAATTTTTATCGGTATGTGCTGTAACATTATCAGGAAACCATCAAGATACCGATGAACCATTTTTAATAGTGGAACCTTCTGTAGGAGGTTGGGGAGGTTCAATCGATAAAGATGGTGCTTCTGGACAATTCTGTTTTTCCGATGGAGAAACTTACAATGTGCCTGTAGAAGTTGCGGAGACTAGGTATGGAGTATTACTCGACGAATATAGCCTTCGACAAGATGGTAATGGAGCAGGTGCAGGAAAATTTGTTGGAGGTAAAGGTGTTATTCGCTCCTACCGCGCACTTTCTGATGGACAAGCAGTAACTGTAACATTTGGCCGCAATAAGTTTTTGCCTTGGGGAATTGAAAAAGGACATCAAGGTTCTCCAAATGAATTTTACGTGAAGAAATCTACAGGCGAAGTAGATGGTCCTTACGGAGTTTATCCACGTTATAAGTTGAATACAAATGATGTCGTTCAACTGATGACTGGAACTGGTGGAGGTTACGGAGATCCTCTAGAACGTTCTGCCGCTCAAGTTGCATCAGACGTAAAAAATGGTTACTTTACAGCAGAAGAGGCTCGCGAGTATTTCTTAGTAGATGTAGATGGAGAGACATTCGAATATCAAGAATTACCAGGAAGAAGCTAA
- a CDS encoding hydantoinase/oxoprolinase family protein, whose amino-acid sequence MRVATDIGGTFTDLVYVDNNGNFGIAKSNTTPPHFEEGVLNVIKKSGVDKYPLTMFIHGTTVIINSLTERKGAKTALITTKGFRDVLEIARGNRPDLFNVKYDKPKPFVERYLRKEVSERLNYKGEVLESLNMDEVKEAVEYFKTEGVEAIAVSYLHSYVNPSHEKQTVQLIKEIWPEVKVTASSDITQEWREYERTNTAVLNAYVQPAATTYIDNLERKLSEQVKIEQRYIMQSNGGTTKFAKAKESPINMVESGPVAGILGAAVLGEIIGEKNIIAFDIGGTTAKCSLIENGEVKVSTDYYIEKDSRNAGYPIKTPVVDIVEIGNGGGSIAWIDEAGSLKVGPQSAGASPGPVAYGQGGTEPTTTDANLVTGRLSSSNFDYDVNLEKVKSAISSKIGDHFKMSAEEAALGIIRIANSNMLNALKLISIRKGHNPQDFTLLAFGGGGSMHAPALALELGVKKVVIPVASPVFSAWGMLMTDLRHDYIQTYIKRMNELTIEEINQQWAEIEKNAFHHFDEEGMEANNVEFQRFADMRYLGQEHTVKVPVSNGNWSELEKLQAIEDFHQLHEKNFTFNLPESQTEIVNIHVTAFGKVPKPKLKKLERVGTLEEAKKENRNVYYEEDGWVDTPIYDRDKLPPGEVVQGPAIVEEKAAVTVIYRQQKLYLDDYGNIIIEKEEN is encoded by the coding sequence GTGAGAGTTGCTACAGATATAGGCGGCACATTTACAGATTTAGTATATGTAGATAATAATGGAAATTTTGGAATTGCTAAAAGTAATACGACACCTCCCCATTTTGAAGAGGGAGTACTGAATGTTATTAAGAAAAGTGGAGTCGATAAGTATCCGCTAACAATGTTCATACATGGTACTACTGTAATTATTAATTCTTTAACAGAAAGAAAAGGTGCAAAAACTGCATTAATAACAACGAAAGGCTTCCGTGATGTACTTGAAATTGCTCGAGGTAATCGACCGGATTTATTCAATGTTAAATATGATAAGCCTAAACCATTTGTGGAACGTTATTTACGCAAGGAAGTAAGTGAACGTTTGAACTACAAAGGGGAAGTTTTAGAATCATTAAACATGGATGAAGTGAAAGAGGCTGTTGAATATTTTAAAACAGAAGGAGTAGAAGCGATTGCGGTTTCGTATCTTCATTCCTATGTGAATCCTTCTCATGAAAAACAAACAGTTCAATTAATCAAAGAGATTTGGCCAGAAGTGAAAGTAACTGCATCTAGTGATATTACACAAGAATGGCGGGAATATGAAAGAACGAATACAGCAGTATTGAATGCATATGTACAACCAGCTGCGACTACATATATAGATAATTTGGAGCGGAAATTATCCGAACAAGTCAAAATTGAGCAGCGTTATATTATGCAGTCCAACGGAGGGACTACCAAGTTTGCAAAAGCGAAGGAATCTCCTATTAATATGGTAGAGTCTGGACCTGTGGCAGGAATCCTTGGTGCAGCTGTATTAGGAGAAATAATTGGCGAAAAGAATATCATTGCCTTCGACATTGGAGGAACCACGGCAAAATGTTCGCTTATCGAAAATGGAGAAGTAAAAGTTTCGACTGACTATTATATCGAAAAAGATAGTCGAAATGCAGGATACCCAATAAAAACGCCAGTTGTAGATATCGTGGAAATTGGAAATGGCGGAGGTTCTATTGCATGGATTGATGAGGCTGGTTCCTTGAAGGTTGGTCCGCAGTCAGCTGGTGCAAGTCCTGGTCCAGTTGCATATGGTCAAGGGGGAACAGAACCAACGACTACTGATGCAAATCTCGTAACAGGTAGACTCTCTTCTTCCAATTTCGATTATGACGTTAATTTAGAAAAGGTGAAGTCTGCTATTTCTTCAAAAATTGGAGATCATTTTAAGATGTCGGCAGAGGAAGCGGCACTCGGAATTATCCGAATTGCAAACTCAAATATGTTAAATGCTTTAAAACTAATCTCTATTCGAAAAGGACATAATCCGCAAGATTTCACCTTGCTCGCATTTGGTGGTGGAGGATCTATGCATGCACCAGCACTTGCTTTGGAACTAGGGGTGAAGAAAGTAGTTATTCCTGTTGCATCCCCAGTATTTTCTGCTTGGGGAATGCTCATGACAGATCTTCGACATGATTATATCCAAACGTATATCAAACGCATGAATGAATTGACAATCGAAGAGATTAATCAGCAATGGGCAGAAATCGAAAAGAATGCATTCCATCACTTTGATGAAGAGGGGATGGAGGCAAATAATGTAGAATTCCAACGCTTTGCGGATATGCGTTATTTAGGGCAAGAGCATACAGTGAAGGTACCTGTTTCTAATGGAAATTGGTCAGAGCTGGAAAAACTACAAGCAATTGAGGATTTCCACCAATTGCATGAGAAGAATTTTACATTCAATCTACCAGAATCCCAAACAGAAATTGTTAATATTCATGTAACTGCCTTTGGTAAAGTTCCTAAGCCAAAGCTAAAAAAATTAGAGCGGGTAGGAACATTAGAAGAAGCGAAAAAAGAAAATAGAAATGTGTATTACGAAGAGGATGGTTGGGTGGATACCCCAATTTACGATCGTGATAAATTACCACCTGGTGAAGTAGTACAAGGTCCAGCAATCGTGGAAGAAAAAGCTGCTGTAACGGTTATATATAGGCAGCAAAAACTCTATCTAGATGATTACGGCAACATTATCATTGAGAAGGAGGAAAACTGA